From Plasmodium knowlesi strain H genome assembly, chromosome: 6, one genomic window encodes:
- a CDS encoding tRNA methyltransferase, putative has protein sequence MNLRLLLHSILVTQVLRSERVERGGRTLRPGEVPNVHAECTPKWRAPKCYIVNGALRRRFSKGVTSPSVNKLNGFGVSPVSSEYCSGDETKRNEHYEAYIRNVCEELQRMIDREDKMKHLMRENTNACKVNFAEPVDRKKFTLRDNSKLDCKRRKYFINEVREGVYYRYVERCNSNLYVAVDVVECGGGEEEGGCEVHSRYPINDKSIRPDEYAGDRPHWRSILGRKKFSITIDGFSDNVVLSCFLQVLLKGLHNLDLERFLNMGFEEVVNQLSRLYTIHVNGESIVEHVVSRVQRFLERLCRGVSNEMVNKSSLSRQPARKNMRMHQYPRVAHMLSGGVDSLMALRLLEKKKFYVHNFFLHFAHQECSKSDLRYVKKICSKRKNLFIVNINEEYTEQVLIPMLRSYADGQIPNADIMCNEKVKYNLLMRKMKKLCRERGGRWDYSYVSTGHYAMISTNDVSNANKLFSGNFPYVGDDTDGKMPRRTPRKRYKLVVGRDVKKDQTFFLSSLSEEQLSKFLFPLCLHRKSDIKMVMERREAGKYNQRETRGLCLYGRVDMHSLLGLYLGGGGMSRERRDRESERGLHEKESVPVEANLAIERSTLATFNHTARGLQWEKDQVRSPEFRAFQEKHLPSFNLRFKNHIINVEDGTVMDTNEGIHLYAIGQKKHITNYLHELYNSKGRNRTCEKNYISSCQWTVVYKKMFKRASGNVKENFIYLSRNYGSSLFRYLRVRCKLGDFRWVASSPPSYLRQKIQDVAKEGQSEVTEGTDGSLKISPTRKKMGGRSICIKVRNSEKIKEAKITLDDSGKTGYLTLREKDIGLSPGQIVTFYLPFIVKRNGKTKYVYSLRRRGGKKERPTFFHCLGSARIINQYLNRSLYLRLMGIHRKNNLPLWGRDTQCGLLN, from the coding sequence ATGAACCTTCGCCTGCTCTTACACTCCATCCTGGTTACGCAAGTGCTCAGGTCGGAACGAGTGGAACGTGGTGGAAGAACTCTCCGTCCTGGGGAGGTTCCAAACGTGCATGCAGAATGTACACCCAAATGGAGAGCCCCGAAATGCTACATAGTGAATGGAGCCCTGCGAAGGAGATTCTCCAAAGGGGTAACCTCCCCCTCCGTAAATAAACTGAATGGATTTGGAGTGAGCCCCGTAAGTAGCGAATACTGCAGTGGTGACGAGACAAAACGAAACGAACATTATGAAGCATACATTCGAAATGTGTGTGAAGAACTGCAACGAATGATTGACAGAGAAGATAAGATGAAACATCTGATGAGGGAAAATACAAACGCTTGTAAAGTCAACTTTGCAGAACCAGTggacaggaaaaaattcacctTAAGGGATAACTCAAAATTGGACTGTAAGAGGAGGAAGTACTTCATTAATGAAGTGAGGGAGGGAGTCTATTACAGGTATGTGGAGAGGTGCAACTCAAATTTGTACGTTGCTGTGGATGTAGTGGAATGTGGAGGAGGagaggaggaggggggaTGCGAAGTGCATTCGAGATATCCCATAAATGATAAGTCCATCAGGCCAGATGAATATGCTGGTGATAGACCACACTGGCGAAGTATCcttggaaggaagaaattttctaTCACCATCGATGGATTCAGTGATAATGTCGTCTTGTCCTGCTTCCTGCAGGTTCTTCTAAAGGGTCTTCATAACCTCGACTTGGAACGTTTTCTGAACATGGGATTTGAAGAAGTGGTTAATCAGTTGAGTAGGCTCTACACCATCCACGTGAATGGGGAAAGCATCGTTGAGCATGTGGTTAGTCGAGTTCAGCGATTTCTGGAGAGGCTCTGCAGGGGGGTTTCAAACGAAATGGTGAATAAGAGCTCGTTGAGCCGTCAACCTGCGCGAAAAAATATGCGCATGCACCAGTACCCACGCGTGGCACACATGCTCAGTGGAGGGGTAGATTCCCTGATGGCACTTCGActtttggaaaagaaaaaattctacGTTCACAACTTTTTCTTACACTTTGCACACCAAGAGTGTAGTAAGAGCGACCTCCGAtatgtgaagaaaatttgttccaagagaaaaaaccTCTTCATCGTTAACATTAATGAGGAGTACACTGAGCAGGTGCTTATCCCCATGCTACGTAGTTACGCGGATGGACAAATTCCTAACGCTGATATCATGTGCAACGAGAAGGTAAAGTATAATTTGCTGATgcggaagatgaagaagttgTGTAGAGAACGCGGGGGTAGGTGGGATTACTCCTATGTGTCCACTGGTCACTACGCCATGATAAGTACGAATGATGTGTCGAACGCGAATAAACTGTTCAGCGGGAATTTCCCTTACGTGGGTGATGACACTGATGGGAAAATGCCACGCAGAACTCCACGGAAGAGATACAAATTAGTTGTGGGTAGAGATGTGAAGAAAGAtcagactttttttttatcgtcctTATCGGAAGAGCAGTTGTCTAAATTCCTGTTTCCGCTTTGCCTGCACAGGAAGAGTGACATTAAGATGGTCATGGAGAGACGGGAGGCTGGGAAGTACAACCAGAGGGAGACGCGGGGCCTGTGTCTGTACGGGAGGGTGGACATGCACTCTCTGCTGGGGCTATACTTGGGAGGTGGAGGTATGAGCAGGGAGAGAAGGGACAGGGAATCGGAAAGGGGTCTGCATGAGAAGGAAAGTGTTCCAGTCGAAGCAAATCTCGCAATAGAAAGATCTACCCTCGCAACCTTCAACCACACTGCGCGCGGTCTACAGTGGGAGAAGGACCAGGTGCGATCACCGGAATTCCGCGCTTTCCAGGAGAAGCACCTACCCTCATTCAACTTACGCTTTAAAAATCACATAATAAATGTGGAGGATGGAACAGTGATGGACACGAATGAAGGAATCCACCTGTATGCCATTGGACAGAAGAAGCATATAACGAATTATTTACACGAACTGTACAATTCGAAAGGGAGAAATCGAACCTGTGAGAAGAACTATATATCCTCATGTCAGTGGACAGTCGTTTACAAGAAAATGTTCAAACGTGCAAGTGGGAACGTGAAGGAGAATTTCATTTACCTTAGCCGTAATTATGGGAGTAGCTTATTTCGGTATCTTCGTGTACGGTGCAAGTTGGGGGATTTTCGTTGGGTAGCCTCTTCCCCCCCATCTTACCTACGACAGAAGATACAGGATGTGGCCAAAGAGGGACAATCAGAAGTAACGGAAGGAACAGATGGGTCGTTGAAAATTTCACCCACCAGAAAGAAAatgggaggaagaagcatTTGTATCAAAGTACGAAATAGCGAAAAGATAAAGGAAGCGAAGATTACCCTCGATGATTCGGGAAAAACGGGGTACCTCACGCTCAGGGAGAAGGACATAGGATTATCTCCCGGACAGATAGTTACCTTCTACCTTCCCTTCATCGTTAAGaggaatggaaaaacaaaGTATGTGTACTCCCTGAGGAGaaggggagggaagaaggagagaCCAACCTTTTTCCATTGTCTGGGGTCGGCAAGAATTATAAACCAATACTTGAATCGTAGTCTTTACCTCCGTCTGATGGGAATACACAGGAAGAATAACCTGCCCCTCTGGGGGAGAGACACACAGTGCGGTCTACTAAATTAG
- a CDS encoding autophagy-related protein 8, putative: MPSLKEEVPFESRVAETHKIRAKYPNRIPVVCEKANRSNLPEIEKKKFLVPMNMLVGEFKFILHQHINQSAYGNSMKLFREKTIYLFVNNVIPKTGLLMQELYEMYKDEDGYLYLEYSCESCFG; this comes from the coding sequence ATGCCGTCcctgaaggaagaagtgcCCTTCGAAAGCCGAGTCGCCGAGACGCACAAAATCAGAGCCAAGTACCCGAACAGAATCCCCGTGGTGTGCGAAAAGGCCAACCGATCCAACCTCCcggaaattgaaaagaagaagtttcTAGTCCCCATGAACATGCTCGTTGGAGAATTCAAGTTTATCCTTCACCAACACATAAACCAAAGTGCCTATGGAAATAGCATGAAGCTATTTAGGGAGAAAACCATCTACCTCTTTGTGAACAACGTAATTCCCAAAACGGGGTTACTAATGCAGGAACTTTATGAAATGTACAAGGACGAAGATGGCTACCTCTACTTGGAGTACAGTTGTGAGAGTTGTTTTGGTTAA